The sequence ATTAATCAATAGATAATAAAATATAAATATATCTAGGTGAAAATGAACACGATAAAATTTTAATGGAGGGGTAATTATTTATCTGGTATCCAAAAACACTTAATAAATATTTTTAATCTTTTAGTTAGGGGTATAAAATGCTAGAATTATGATAGTCATTCATCAAACAGTTTCGTGTTGACCGTTGGGACAAAGGAATTAAAGGGGAGTGAGTAGAATGTTTAGCAAAGCTTTTTTTGAATTTCCTACTTTGGAAACAGGTAGGTTAATACTTAGAGAAATAAAGGTGGAGGATATTGAACAGGTATATGAGATATTTAAAAGTGAAGAGGTGGCAGAGTTTAGCAGTCACTATCCAGTCAAATCAAAGGGACATATATTAAAAGCTATAAATAGATGGAGATTTGAGTATGCAGATAAAATTCAAGTTAGGTGGGGTATAGCCCGTAAAGAAGATAACCTAATCATAGGAACATGTTGTCTAGGAGATTTTGATGAAGAATCTAAAAGATGTGAGATAGGGTATCACCTCTCCCACCATCAATGGAACAAGGGATATATGACTGAGGCACTAAAGGAAATTGTCAGGTTTGGTTTTGAAGATAATGATGTCAATCGTATAGAGGCATTTGTAACACCTCAAAATCAAAGTTCAGTAACTGTTCTTAAGAAAATAGGGTTTGTGGAAGAGGGATTACTCCGGGAGAGAGATTTTTTCAAGGGACAATTTCAAGATGGAATTGTCCTTGGTATGCTCAAAAAAGACTATATCTTGCTCTTAAATGAAATGCACAAACAATCTTAGTGGTAGCCAAGGGGACCCTAGAACAGGTTAAAGAAGTAAAGGAATCTGTGACAGGTGAATTCTTAAGGAAGATTCTGTAGATCAAGCTCGCCACTTCAAGGGAAGTAAAGAGCAAAACAATTGGCCACGTCAATTGTTTTGCTCTTTACTATAGTTGCCAAAGACAGTAGTGTCATCAACCAAGGTAATATGTATTTGTGGAGATAGTTAATATATGTTATATATTTGGATGATTAAAATTAGAGGAGATAACATATTAACGGAGAAATATATAAAGTAGACAACATATGTTCGGATCGTAAAATATGTGGAGGTAAAAAAGATGGATATTTTTAAAGCACTGAAGGTTTATTTTGGATATGATACCTTTAAAAGGGGGCAAGAAGAGTTAATCAATGGTATAGTCAATGGGAGAGATGCATTGGGTATTATGCCTACTGGTGGAGGTAAATCCCTGTGTTATCAACTTCCGGCCATGGT comes from Alkalicella caledoniensis and encodes:
- a CDS encoding GNAT family N-acetyltransferase, which encodes MFSKAFFEFPTLETGRLILREIKVEDIEQVYEIFKSEEVAEFSSHYPVKSKGHILKAINRWRFEYADKIQVRWGIARKEDNLIIGTCCLGDFDEESKRCEIGYHLSHHQWNKGYMTEALKEIVRFGFEDNDVNRIEAFVTPQNQSSVTVLKKIGFVEEGLLRERDFFKGQFQDGIVLGMLKKDYILLLNEMHKQS